The Halalkalibacter krulwichiae genome has a segment encoding these proteins:
- a CDS encoding phosphoglycerate dehydrogenase, whose amino-acid sequence MGTVTVDKKKTIQTLNNIAECGLDVFNDQYIIDNDNDNPDAIVLRSFNMHSMEFGSNLRAIARAGAGVNNIPVEKCTEKGIVVFNTPGANANAVKELVLTSIMASSRNLFAGIAWTKTLDGQGDQIPKLVEAGKKQFVGKEVKGKTLGIIGLGAIGALVANDALGLDMDVIGFDPFISVNTAWNLSRNVQRAMSIEEVFANSDFITVHVPLTDDTRAMFNEGTFSIMKPGVHILNFSRGELVNEKDMAEALESGRVGKYITDFPNENILKMKNAVPVPHLGASTKESEENCAIMASRQVKEFLETGNIKNSVNFPNAYLPYTGKTRVAAFHKNVPNMVGQITSEISEYHLNIADMVNRSRGDYAYTMIDIENEVNGDVIPGLAEKINQIEGMVLTRII is encoded by the coding sequence ATGGGTACAGTAACTGTAGACAAAAAGAAGACGATTCAAACCTTAAATAATATAGCTGAATGTGGGTTAGACGTTTTTAATGATCAATATATCATTGATAACGACAATGACAATCCTGATGCCATCGTTCTTCGTAGTTTCAACATGCATTCAATGGAGTTTGGTAGCAACTTAAGAGCAATTGCTCGTGCTGGAGCAGGTGTAAATAATATTCCTGTTGAAAAATGTACGGAAAAAGGAATTGTTGTTTTTAATACGCCAGGTGCGAATGCAAATGCTGTTAAAGAGCTTGTTCTCACATCAATCATGGCTTCGTCTCGTAACTTGTTTGCTGGTATAGCTTGGACTAAGACGTTAGATGGCCAAGGAGATCAAATCCCAAAGCTAGTTGAAGCAGGGAAGAAGCAATTTGTTGGTAAGGAAGTAAAAGGGAAGACGTTAGGGATTATCGGTCTAGGAGCGATTGGTGCTCTTGTAGCAAACGATGCTCTAGGCTTAGATATGGATGTTATTGGCTTTGACCCATTTATTTCTGTCAATACTGCTTGGAACTTATCTCGTAATGTACAGCGTGCAATGTCAATTGAAGAAGTGTTTGCTAACTCTGACTTTATTACAGTTCACGTACCACTAACAGATGATACAAGAGCGATGTTCAATGAAGGAACGTTTAGCATTATGAAGCCTGGTGTTCACATTTTGAATTTCTCACGTGGTGAGCTTGTGAATGAAAAGGATATGGCTGAAGCGCTTGAAAGCGGAAGAGTTGGTAAGTATATTACTGACTTCCCGAATGAAAATATTTTAAAAATGAAAAACGCTGTTCCAGTTCCACATCTTGGCGCTTCTACGAAAGAATCAGAGGAGAATTGTGCCATTATGGCTTCTCGTCAAGTGAAGGAATTTCTTGAAACAGGAAACATTAAGAACTCAGTGAACTTCCCGAACGCTTACCTTCCGTATACAGGTAAAACACGTGTCGCGGCATTTCATAAGAATGTTCCAAATATGGTTGGACAAATTACATCAGAAATCTCTGAGTATCATTTAAATATTGCTGACATGGTGAACAGAAGCCGTGGAGACTATGCTTATACGATGATTGACATTGAAAATGAAGTAAATGGCGATGTGATTCCTGGATTAGCAGAGAAGATTAATCAAATTGAAGGTATGGTTTTAACTCGTATTATTTAA
- the hprK gene encoding HPr(Ser) kinase/phosphatase, producing MKKVTVGTLVEKFSLKVLAGQDQLGQMITQPRVHRPGLEFVGHFDFFPTERVQILGRKEINYLHKLTKEERKVRIGNIVHYHPPCFIVTAGDQGLTYLTQHCIEEKIPLLVTKKVETTSEFITKLDAFLVKKLAPEIAIHGVCMNVFGVGILLRGHSGVGKSEMAHTLIGRGHRLVADDIVVLKKLSPQTLLGTHDDNTAQFLALRSIGLLNVVRMYGQKAYQEETRIALDIKLTKWQKDALNNELEQEAHYSEYMGVKVPSIEIQLQPGRDVPGLIEAAANNWYLRQQGYSAAEEFMSRIEAETEE from the coding sequence ATGAAGAAAGTAACAGTTGGAACTTTAGTAGAAAAGTTCTCATTAAAGGTGTTAGCTGGTCAAGATCAGTTGGGACAAATGATTACACAACCAAGGGTGCATCGTCCTGGTTTAGAGTTTGTTGGTCATTTTGACTTCTTTCCAACAGAAAGAGTTCAAATATTAGGAAGAAAAGAAATTAATTATTTACATAAGTTAACCAAAGAGGAACGTAAAGTTCGGATTGGAAACATTGTTCATTATCATCCGCCTTGCTTCATTGTTACAGCTGGCGATCAAGGGTTAACATATTTAACTCAACATTGTATTGAAGAAAAAATCCCTCTACTAGTTACAAAAAAAGTGGAAACGACATCAGAATTTATTACGAAGCTTGATGCATTTCTTGTCAAAAAGTTAGCGCCGGAAATTGCCATACATGGTGTGTGTATGAATGTATTTGGAGTTGGGATTTTACTTCGAGGACACTCTGGGGTTGGCAAGAGTGAAATGGCACATACATTAATTGGCCGTGGGCACCGGCTAGTGGCGGACGATATAGTCGTTTTAAAAAAGCTAAGCCCTCAAACATTGTTAGGCACACATGATGATAATACCGCACAATTTTTGGCACTTCGAAGTATTGGGTTATTAAACGTCGTACGGATGTATGGACAAAAAGCGTACCAAGAAGAAACGAGAATTGCTCTTGATATTAAATTAACGAAATGGCAGAAAGATGCCTTAAATAATGAACTCGAGCAGGAAGCTCATTATTCCGAATATATGGGTGTGAAAGTTCCATCAATTGAGATTCAGCTCCAACCAGGACGAGATGTACCGGGTTTAATTGAAGCAGCTGCAAATAACTGGTATTTGAGACAGCAAGGATATAGTGCGGCAGAGGAGTTTATGAGCAGGATTGAGGCCGAGACGGAGGAATAG
- a CDS encoding malate:quinone oxidoreductase, which produces MSNRHNQTDVILIGAGIMSATLGVLLKELVPDWKISAFEKLTDAGEESSNEWNNAGTGHAALCELNYTNERADGSVDITKAIQINEQFQVSMQFWSYLVKKKLINNPQDFIKALPHMSLVLGEQNVSFLKRRFEALSNNPLFESMEFSDDPETLKEWIPLIMQERGTDEPIAATKIDGGTDVNFGALTRMLFEHLEQQNVKVNYQHTVEDIKRASDGMWELKVRNARSGEVERHAAKFVFIGGGGGSLHLLQKSGIPEGKQIGGFPVSGIFMVCNNPEIVEQHHAKVYGKAKVGAPPMSVPHLDTRFIDKQKSLLFGPFAGFSPKFLKYGSAFDLLTSVKPNNLLTMLAAGAKNMSLTKYLIEQVMLSKEKRMEELREFIPNAKSEDWDLIIAGQRVQVIKDTEAGGKGTLQFGTEVISASDGSIAALLGASPGASTAVHVMLDVLTRCFPEQIKEWEPKIKEIIPSYGLSLMENPALLQEVLASTAESLELETNQQVSLTEEKKMLVQA; this is translated from the coding sequence ATGAGTAACAGACATAATCAAACAGACGTTATCTTAATTGGTGCCGGAATCATGAGTGCGACTTTGGGGGTACTTCTGAAAGAGTTAGTACCAGATTGGAAGATTTCAGCATTTGAGAAACTAACAGATGCTGGAGAGGAAAGCTCTAATGAATGGAATAATGCAGGAACAGGGCATGCGGCACTTTGTGAACTTAATTACACAAATGAAAGAGCAGATGGATCTGTAGACATTACAAAAGCAATCCAAATAAATGAACAGTTCCAAGTATCGATGCAGTTCTGGTCTTACCTTGTTAAAAAGAAATTAATAAACAACCCACAGGACTTTATTAAGGCATTGCCTCATATGAGTTTAGTATTGGGCGAACAGAATGTTTCTTTCTTAAAAAGACGTTTTGAAGCGTTATCAAATAACCCACTCTTCGAGAGTATGGAGTTTTCTGATGACCCTGAAACGTTAAAGGAATGGATTCCGCTCATTATGCAAGAGCGGGGAACAGATGAACCTATAGCAGCAACCAAAATTGACGGTGGAACGGATGTCAACTTTGGGGCTTTAACGCGCATGTTATTTGAACATTTAGAGCAACAAAATGTAAAAGTTAACTACCAGCATACTGTGGAAGATATTAAGCGTGCTAGTGATGGTATGTGGGAATTAAAAGTACGTAACGCACGCAGTGGTGAAGTTGAACGCCATGCGGCCAAATTCGTCTTTATCGGAGGTGGAGGTGGAAGCCTACATCTTCTACAAAAATCAGGTATTCCAGAAGGAAAACAAATTGGTGGATTCCCGGTAAGTGGGATCTTCATGGTTTGTAATAATCCTGAAATCGTAGAACAGCATCATGCTAAAGTATACGGAAAGGCGAAGGTGGGAGCTCCACCAATGTCGGTCCCACATCTTGACACACGTTTTATTGATAAGCAAAAATCGTTACTATTTGGACCGTTTGCTGGCTTTTCGCCAAAGTTCTTAAAATACGGTTCGGCGTTTGACTTGTTAACCTCGGTCAAACCAAATAACTTATTAACGATGTTGGCAGCTGGAGCTAAAAACATGTCGCTAACAAAATATTTAATTGAGCAAGTGATGTTATCAAAAGAAAAGCGCATGGAAGAATTACGTGAATTTATCCCAAACGCTAAGAGCGAAGATTGGGATTTGATTATAGCTGGACAACGTGTCCAAGTAATTAAAGATACAGAAGCTGGTGGAAAAGGAACGCTTCAGTTTGGTACGGAAGTGATTAGTGCTTCTGATGGCTCAATTGCTGCCTTACTAGGAGCTTCACCAGGTGCCTCTACGGCGGTCCATGTAATGCTTGATGTATTAACGAGATGTTTCCCTGAACAAATCAAAGAATGGGAGCCGAAAATTAAAGAGATAATTCCTTCTTATGGCTTATCTTTAATGGAAAATCCAGCATTATTGCAAGAAGTATTGGCTTCAACGGCAGAGTCGTTAGAGTTAGAGACTAATCAACAAGTCAGTTTAACAGAGGAAAAAAAAATGTTAGTCCAAGCATAA